In Roseicyclus marinus, the genomic window CCCAAGCGGCAGAGCGTCTGGTCGAGGTTTGGCGGGGGGATTTTTGCGAAAGCGTGCACCACGGGCATGTCGCGGTCTGGCATGCCGACAGCGGCCTGATCTGGGGATTGGGCGATGTCGATGGCACGATCCTGCCGCGCTCCTCCTCCAAGATGGTGCAGGCCCTGCCGCTGATCGAAAGCGGTGCGGCCGATGCCCATGGGCTGACACCCGAGCATCTGGCGCTGGCCTGCGCCTCGCATCAAGGCGCCGCGATCCATACCGACCGGGTCGCGCGCTGGCTGTCCGATCTCGGCCTGTCCGAGGCCGATCTGCGCTGCGGCGTGCAATGGCCCAGCGATGAACCGGCCCGTGACGATCTGATCTGCACGAAATGCGGCCCCGGCCAGCGGCACAACAATTGCTCTGGCAAGCATTCGGGCTTTCTGACCCTGACCAAGCACCTGCACGCCGGGCCGGAATACATCGACCCCGATCACCCGGTGCAGCGCGCCGTCCGCGCGGCATGGGAGGATGTGACCGACGAAACCACCCCCGGCTACGGGATCGACGGCTGTTCCGCCCCGAATTTCGCAAGCTCGCTCAAGGGGTTTGCCCGCGCCCTTGCGATGTTTGCCGCCGCCCGCGACGGGGCCGATACCCGCCGGAATGCCATGGTCCGCCTGCGCGAGGCGATGATGGCCCATCCCGAACTTGTCGCCGGCGAAGGCCGCGCCTGCACCAAACTGATGCGCGTCATGGGCCAGCGCGCCGCGATCAAGACCGGGGCCGAGGCGGTCTTCGCCGCCATCATCCCCGAACGGCGGATCGGCGTCGCGCTCAAGATCAGCGATGGCACCACCCGCGCCTCCGAGGCGGCGATCACGCAGATCCTGTCGGCGCTGGGTGTGCTGGATGCGCAGGATCCCGTCGCGCTGACCTACAGGCACGGCCCCATCCGCAACTGGCGCGGCACGGAAACCGGGCACTACCGGCTTACCCCGGCGCTGGCGGATTGGCGGCCATAAGCCCCCTGATCTTGCCCAGCGCCTCGGGCGCATGGGTGCGGATCATCATGTGCAGGTCGGATTTCCGGAGCGGCTTGGTCATGTAGCCATCGATCCCCGCCGCAAGGATGCGCGCGCGGTCCCCCTCCAGCGCATGGGCGGTCATGGCGATGATCGGCACGGGCAGCAGGCCAAGCCCGGCCTCGATGGCGCGAATCGCCTGCGCGGCCTCCGTCCCGTCCATCTCGGGCATGGAGATATCGGTAAAGATCAGGTCCG contains:
- a CDS encoding asparaginase translates to MAQAAERLVEVWRGDFCESVHHGHVAVWHADSGLIWGLGDVDGTILPRSSSKMVQALPLIESGAADAHGLTPEHLALACASHQGAAIHTDRVARWLSDLGLSEADLRCGVQWPSDEPARDDLICTKCGPGQRHNNCSGKHSGFLTLTKHLHAGPEYIDPDHPVQRAVRAAWEDVTDETTPGYGIDGCSAPNFASSLKGFARALAMFAAARDGADTRRNAMVRLREAMMAHPELVAGEGRACTKLMRVMGQRAAIKTGAEAVFAAIIPERRIGVALKISDGTTRASEAAITQILSALGVLDAQDPVALTYRHGPIRNWRGTETGHYRLTPALADWRP